The proteins below come from a single Thermopolyspora flexuosa genomic window:
- a CDS encoding PP2C family serine/threonine-protein phosphatase, which produces MAAICPVCSLEGLPGERFCEECGTPLGATLCASCGAGAVDADGYCGRCGVRQPTGRDHAEIELTAGAVRVAGVSDRGLRHSHNEDAMALTVTAVPAGPYAAVPAGTGDPVAGPAGWQGGRDAFPPPAAGGTPGGAGHAVVGVVCDGVSTSPRPEEASQTAADTAAAVLAERLAAGADAVAATYQAVAAAAGAVAGLADSLFDAPACTLVSAVVDPRHVTVGWVGDSRAYWLSGPGSALLTQDDAGPGHVLTAWLGADAGEVVPHVRSFAPEGPGVVLVCSDGLWNYYPDPLALAQAVPDAAADPLAAARTLVELALQAGGRDNITVLVIPFTGRR; this is translated from the coding sequence ATGGCGGCGATCTGTCCGGTGTGCTCGCTGGAAGGGCTGCCCGGCGAGAGGTTCTGCGAGGAGTGCGGCACGCCCCTCGGCGCGACGCTGTGCGCCTCCTGCGGCGCGGGCGCGGTCGACGCCGACGGGTACTGCGGGCGGTGCGGCGTGCGGCAGCCCACCGGGCGGGACCACGCCGAGATCGAGCTGACCGCCGGGGCGGTCCGGGTGGCCGGGGTGAGCGACCGCGGCCTGCGGCACAGCCACAACGAGGACGCGATGGCCCTCACCGTCACCGCCGTGCCCGCCGGGCCGTACGCGGCGGTCCCGGCCGGTACGGGCGATCCGGTGGCGGGCCCGGCCGGGTGGCAGGGCGGCCGGGACGCGTTCCCTCCCCCCGCGGCGGGCGGTACGCCGGGCGGGGCCGGGCACGCGGTCGTCGGGGTGGTGTGCGACGGGGTGTCGACCTCGCCGCGGCCGGAGGAGGCGTCGCAGACCGCGGCCGACACCGCCGCGGCGGTGCTCGCCGAGCGGCTGGCGGCCGGGGCCGACGCGGTGGCGGCGACCTACCAGGCCGTGGCGGCGGCGGCCGGGGCGGTGGCCGGGCTCGCGGACTCGCTGTTCGACGCCCCGGCCTGCACCCTGGTGTCGGCGGTGGTGGACCCCCGGCACGTGACGGTCGGCTGGGTGGGCGACAGCCGGGCCTACTGGCTGTCCGGGCCGGGCAGCGCGCTGCTCACCCAGGACGACGCCGGGCCGGGCCACGTGCTCACCGCGTGGCTCGGCGCGGACGCCGGCGAGGTCGTCCCGCACGTGCGCAGCTTCGCCCCCGAGGGTCCCGGGGTGGTGCTGGTCTGCTCGGACGGCCTGTGGAACTACTACCCCGACCCCCTGGCGCTCGCCCAGGCCGTGCCCGACGCCGCCGCCGACCCCCTGGCCGCGGCCCGGACCCTGGTCGAGCTGGCGCTCCAGGCGGGCGGGCGCGACAACATCACGGTGCTGGTGATCCCGTTCACAGGAAGGCGGTGA
- a CDS encoding VWA domain-containing protein, which translates to MTEQAQFTIRVDQNKYLPVGGSEVHAIVTVEATGPLETVAQHAQAAEVIIIDTSTSMATERIGEARKAAMAAIDTLRDGVHFAIIAGTTKATMVYPSRKEMATMNAETRQAAKNAVSGLIADGGTAIGTWLRLAADLFDPYQGAVRHAILLTDGHNQHESAAQLDAALAYCQGKFVCDCRGVGTGWEVAELRKIASTLLGTVQDIPDAKDLEADFRAMAQQAMGKAVADVALRIWTPQTAKIRFVKQVSPTLEDLTGRRVDSGPQSGDYPTGAWGREVREYHVCIEVTPGGIGQEMRAGWVKLVQPDTGMQLAAGNILATWTDDPAQSTRINPRVAHYTGQAELASLIQEGLQAHREHDFATATARLGRARRLAEESGNEATAKLLDRVLDYDRATGTVRLKPHIDRASEIALDVGSVRTVRTRRDPDQG; encoded by the coding sequence ATGACCGAGCAGGCCCAGTTCACGATCCGCGTCGACCAGAACAAGTACCTCCCGGTGGGCGGCTCGGAGGTGCACGCGATCGTGACCGTGGAGGCGACCGGCCCGCTGGAAACGGTCGCGCAGCACGCCCAGGCCGCCGAGGTGATCATCATCGACACCTCGACCTCGATGGCGACCGAGCGGATCGGCGAGGCCCGCAAGGCCGCGATGGCCGCGATCGACACGCTCCGCGACGGCGTGCACTTCGCGATCATCGCGGGCACGACCAAGGCCACGATGGTCTACCCGAGCCGCAAGGAGATGGCGACGATGAACGCCGAGACGCGGCAGGCCGCCAAGAACGCGGTGAGCGGGCTCATCGCGGACGGCGGCACCGCGATCGGTACCTGGCTCCGCCTCGCCGCCGACCTGTTCGACCCGTACCAGGGCGCGGTCCGGCACGCCATCCTGCTCACCGACGGGCACAACCAGCACGAGAGCGCCGCCCAGCTCGACGCCGCGCTCGCCTACTGCCAGGGCAAGTTCGTCTGCGACTGCCGCGGGGTCGGCACCGGGTGGGAGGTCGCCGAGCTGCGCAAGATCGCCTCCACGCTGCTCGGCACGGTGCAGGACATCCCGGACGCCAAGGACCTGGAGGCGGACTTCCGGGCGATGGCGCAGCAGGCGATGGGCAAGGCCGTCGCCGACGTGGCGCTGCGCATCTGGACCCCGCAGACCGCCAAGATCAGGTTCGTGAAGCAGGTCTCGCCGACGCTCGAGGACCTCACCGGCCGCCGCGTCGACTCCGGCCCGCAGTCCGGCGACTACCCCACCGGCGCGTGGGGCCGCGAGGTGCGCGAGTACCACGTGTGCATCGAGGTCACCCCGGGCGGCATCGGCCAGGAGATGCGGGCCGGCTGGGTGAAGCTGGTGCAGCCCGACACCGGCATGCAGCTCGCCGCGGGCAACATCCTCGCCACGTGGACCGACGACCCGGCGCAGTCCACCCGGATCAACCCCCGGGTCGCCCACTACACCGGCCAGGCCGAGCTGGCGAGCCTCATCCAGGAGGGCCTGCAGGCGCACCGGGAGCACGACTTCGCCACCGCCACCGCGCGGCTCGGCCGGGCCCGGCGGCTCGCCGAGGAGTCCGGCAACGAGGCCACGGCGAAGCTGCTCGACCGGGTGCTCGACTACGACCGGGCCACCGGCACCGTACGGCTCAAGCCGCACATCGACCGGGCGTCGGAGATCGCGCTCGACGTCGGGTCGGTCCGCACCGTCCGCACCCGCAGAGACCCCGACCAGGGTTGA
- a CDS encoding PspC domain-containing protein: MYRSRKHRILGGVCGGIAESLGWSPTVVRILFVISMILIPGSQLIVYPILWIILPKRPAEWYAEAPAHGGYPR; encoded by the coding sequence ATGTATCGGTCGCGCAAGCACAGGATCCTTGGCGGCGTATGCGGGGGCATCGCCGAGAGTCTCGGCTGGTCCCCGACCGTGGTCCGGATTCTGTTCGTGATCTCGATGATCCTGATCCCCGGATCGCAGCTGATCGTTTATCCGATCCTGTGGATCATCCTCCCCAAGCGCCCCGCGGAATGGTACGCCGAGGCGCCGGCGCACGGCGGATACCCCCGATAG
- a CDS encoding sugar kinase → MTEVVTLGEALGVVSADRLRHDLTARLDVAGPELTTAIGMARLGHSATWVGRVGDDEIGARVLAVLRGEGVDVSHARVDTSAGTGLILRQRRVGRVRRTVHYRARSAGSRLSPADVPVDVVRSARVLHVTGITAAVSGTAWSAVHHAIKLAADAGVTVSVDVAHRPDLWPDHREAKETLTELAKSADVLFVNADELELIDTALSTVPEIVVTRGGKGASATVGGIRYDAPAAPVTVVDPGGAGASFVAGYLSALLEELHPAARLRRGVALAAYTVASPSHWQGLPTRDELPPATVAG, encoded by the coding sequence ATGACAGAGGTCGTCACGCTCGGCGAGGCGCTCGGCGTCGTCTCCGCCGATCGGTTACGCCACGACTTGACCGCCCGGCTTGACGTCGCCGGGCCGGAACTCACCACAGCGATCGGCATGGCGCGGCTCGGACACAGCGCGACCTGGGTGGGACGGGTCGGCGACGACGAGATCGGCGCACGGGTGCTCGCCGTACTGCGGGGCGAGGGTGTGGACGTCTCCCACGCGCGGGTGGACACGTCCGCCGGGACCGGGCTCATCCTGCGGCAGCGGCGGGTGGGCCGGGTACGGCGCACCGTGCACTACCGCGCCCGGTCGGCCGGGTCGCGGCTGTCACCCGCGGACGTGCCCGTGGACGTGGTGCGGTCCGCGCGGGTCCTGCACGTCACCGGCATCACCGCGGCGGTGAGCGGCACCGCGTGGAGCGCCGTGCACCACGCGATCAAGCTCGCCGCCGACGCCGGGGTGACGGTATCGGTCGACGTCGCCCACCGGCCGGACCTGTGGCCGGACCACCGGGAGGCGAAGGAGACCCTCACCGAGCTGGCCAAGTCGGCCGACGTGCTGTTCGTGAACGCCGACGAGCTCGAGCTGATCGACACGGCGCTGAGCACCGTGCCCGAGATCGTGGTCACCCGGGGCGGCAAGGGGGCGAGCGCGACCGTCGGCGGCATCCGGTACGACGCCCCGGCGGCGCCGGTCACCGTGGTGGACCCGGGTGGCGCGGGCGCCTCGTTCGTCGCCGGATACCTCAGCGCCCTGCTGGAGGAGCTGCACCCGGCCGCCCGGCTGCGCCGCGGCGTCGCCCTCGCCGCGTACACGGTCGCCAGCCCGAGCCACTGGCAGGGGCTGCCCACCCGCGACGAACTCCCGCCCGCCACGGTCGCCGGGTAA
- a CDS encoding type 1 glutamine amidotransferase domain-containing protein: MSLNGKTIAFLAAPEGTEQVELTEPWRAVRDAGGTPRLISTEPGQITAFRHLDKGDTFPVDGVVGEVSVQDFDGLVLPGGVANPDHLRTRPEAVRFVREFVESGKPVASICHAAWTLIEADVVRGRTVTSWPSVQTDLRNAGATWVDEEVVVDENGPGKLITSRGPDDLKAFCEATLDALAA, encoded by the coding sequence ATGAGCCTCAACGGCAAGACGATCGCGTTCCTGGCCGCGCCCGAGGGCACCGAGCAGGTCGAGCTCACCGAGCCGTGGCGGGCGGTGCGGGACGCCGGTGGCACGCCCAGGCTGATCTCCACCGAGCCCGGGCAGATCACCGCGTTCCGGCACCTGGACAAGGGGGACACCTTCCCGGTCGACGGCGTCGTCGGCGAGGTGTCCGTGCAGGACTTCGACGGCCTGGTCCTGCCGGGCGGCGTCGCCAACCCCGACCACCTGCGCACCCGGCCGGAGGCCGTACGGTTCGTGCGCGAGTTCGTCGAGTCCGGCAAGCCGGTCGCGTCGATCTGCCACGCCGCGTGGACGCTCATCGAGGCCGACGTGGTGCGCGGCCGTACCGTCACGTCCTGGCCGAGCGTGCAGACCGACCTGCGCAACGCGGGCGCGACCTGGGTGGACGAGGAGGTCGTGGTCGACGAGAACGGCCCCGGCAAGCTCATCACCAGCCGCGGACCGGACGACCTGAAGGCGTTCTGCGAGGCCACGCTCGACGCCCTCGCCGCCTGA
- a CDS encoding undecaprenyl-diphosphate phosphatase: MGWFEGLLLGLVQGLTEFLPISSSAHIRVVSAFAGWEDPGAAFTAVTQLGTESAVLVYFRKDIWNIISTWTRSLWTPKLRSEPAARMGWYVIAGSIPIGVLGLTFKETIETALRDLRLVGTSLIVFGLLLAVADRIARNQRTLNADLNLPHALGYGFAQSLALIPGVSRSGGTISAGLLLGYRREEAARYSFLLAIPAVLMSGFFELAEIGGDQTPAWGPTILATIVSFVVGYAVIAWFLKFISTNRFTPFVVYRVILGLVIIGLVSFDVIPAI; encoded by the coding sequence ATCGGCTGGTTCGAGGGTTTGCTGCTGGGGCTGGTGCAGGGGCTCACGGAGTTCCTGCCGATCTCGTCCAGCGCGCACATCCGCGTGGTGTCGGCGTTCGCCGGCTGGGAGGACCCGGGCGCGGCCTTCACCGCGGTGACCCAGCTCGGCACCGAGTCGGCCGTGCTCGTCTACTTCCGCAAGGACATCTGGAACATCATCTCGACCTGGACCCGGTCGCTGTGGACGCCGAAGCTGCGCTCCGAGCCCGCGGCCCGCATGGGCTGGTACGTGATCGCGGGCAGCATCCCGATCGGCGTGCTCGGCCTCACCTTCAAGGAGACGATCGAGACCGCGCTGCGCGACCTGCGCCTCGTCGGCACCAGCCTGATCGTGTTCGGCCTGCTGCTCGCGGTCGCCGACCGGATCGCGCGCAACCAGCGCACCCTCAACGCCGACCTCAACCTCCCGCACGCGCTCGGGTACGGCTTCGCCCAGTCGCTCGCCCTCATCCCCGGCGTGTCCCGCTCCGGCGGCACGATCAGCGCCGGCCTGCTGCTCGGCTACCGGCGTGAGGAGGCGGCCCGGTACTCGTTCCTGCTCGCCATCCCGGCCGTGCTCATGTCCGGCTTCTTCGAGCTGGCGGAGATCGGCGGCGACCAGACCCCGGCGTGGGGCCCGACCATCCTCGCCACGATCGTCTCCTTCGTCGTCGGCTACGCGGTGATCGCCTGGTTCCTGAAGTTCATCAGCACCAACCGGTTCACCCCGTTCGTGGTCTACCGCGTCATCCTCGGCCTGGTGATCATCGGCCTCGTCTCCTTCGACGTCATCCCCGCCATCTGA
- the lipB gene encoding lipoyl(octanoyl) transferase LipB, translated as MRARPLTLIQDDLVEYEQAMERMSSLVEARQRDERPDTIWLLSHPPVYTVGKRTRPEHLPDPSHGIPVVPTGRGGQLTYHGPGQLVGYLIVKLRQGEGVVDYIREVELRLVAALEKLGLPAERRDTPEGSELLTGVWTKETGRKIVSIGMRASKGVTSHGFALNVDGDLSPWTYAVPCGMPDVQMTSIANEMGDAAPDMAAVREAVADAFEATA; from the coding sequence ATGCGCGCACGCCCTCTCACCCTGATCCAGGACGATCTGGTGGAGTACGAGCAGGCCATGGAGCGCATGTCGAGCCTGGTCGAGGCCCGCCAGCGGGACGAGCGCCCGGACACGATCTGGCTGCTCAGCCATCCGCCGGTGTACACCGTCGGCAAGCGCACCAGGCCCGAGCACCTGCCCGACCCCTCGCACGGCATCCCGGTGGTGCCGACCGGGCGGGGCGGCCAGCTCACCTACCACGGGCCGGGCCAGCTCGTCGGCTATCTCATCGTGAAGCTCCGCCAGGGCGAGGGCGTGGTCGACTACATCCGCGAGGTCGAGCTGCGCCTCGTCGCCGCGCTGGAGAAGCTGGGCCTGCCCGCCGAGCGCCGGGACACCCCGGAGGGGTCGGAGCTGCTCACCGGCGTGTGGACCAAGGAGACCGGCCGCAAGATCGTGTCGATCGGGATGCGCGCGAGCAAGGGCGTCACCAGCCACGGCTTCGCGCTGAACGTGGACGGCGACCTGTCGCCGTGGACGTACGCCGTGCCGTGCGGCATGCCGGACGTGCAGATGACCTCGATCGCCAACGAGATGGGCGACGCGGCCCCGGACATGGCCGCGGTGCGCGAGGCGGTCGCCGACGCGTTCGAGGCCACGGCCTGA
- a CDS encoding serine/threonine-protein kinase: protein MDQCSYPGCTGTVVDGYCDTCGMAPPRPSQASQPSAGGSLGGAPAPAVQSAPAAPAAQSAPAAPAAPFPPPPPSPPTGPAPFPSVPSTPAGAAMFPSAPSTPVGSAPFPSAPFTAPGSHPSGRGRGSSSTRSRRGMLGAGLVEVPPVPYRDPSQVVMRNPQVPEEKRFCNNPQCGKPVGRTRGDRPGRTEGFCPHCGTRFSFTPKLREGELVAGQYEVKGCLAHGGLGWIYLAADRNLDGRWVVLKGLLDTMDAEALAAAEAERRFLIGVDHPNIVKIINFVQHPDPVTRSMVGYIVMEYVGGESLQDMLRRRLRESGNTEALPLTHAIAYALEILRAFAYLHDRGLLYCDLKPANVIQVEEQLKLIDLGAVRRIDDMDSAIYGTIGYQAPEIATDGPSISSDLYTVGRTLAVLSFPFSPATRDQATPLPPPEQVPVLQRYDSFHRFLLRATHPRPELRFQDAAEMADQLRGVLREVKADEDGRPYPALSGLFGPERTAAGTALAPEDSGSVFATPAPGEFVSALPVPLVDPGDPAASFLAGLTARNPGELADVLRQAPVVSPETDLALARVLIEQGNGAEADAPLTRVAQERPWDWRPHWYRGVLALASGDPAEAVRIFDELYGRMPGEEATKLALAFARERAGDFAGAARLYGTVWRTDTSYVSAAFGLARTRLAGGDPAGATGVLDQVPVASTHRVAAQLATVAIAVRGQDPARLSADALLLAGHRLEQIGLDAIRFNRMAAEVLRAALAWLGKGAATSVNGATLLGAPFTEVGIRRRLEQTYRALARASHDPDERHELIDRANAVRPRTWI, encoded by the coding sequence ATGGACCAGTGCTCCTACCCCGGCTGCACCGGCACCGTGGTGGACGGCTACTGCGACACCTGCGGCATGGCGCCGCCCCGGCCGAGCCAGGCGTCCCAGCCGTCCGCGGGCGGCTCCCTCGGCGGCGCCCCCGCCCCGGCCGTTCAGTCCGCCCCGGCGGCCCCGGCCGCTCAATCCGCCCCGGCGGCTCCGGCCGCGCCCTTCCCGCCTCCGCCGCCGTCACCGCCCACCGGACCCGCGCCGTTCCCCTCGGTGCCGTCCACCCCGGCGGGGGCCGCGATGTTCCCGTCCGCCCCGTCCACGCCGGTCGGGTCGGCCCCGTTCCCCTCCGCGCCGTTCACCGCGCCCGGCAGCCACCCCAGCGGCCGGGGGCGCGGCAGCTCGAGCACCCGGTCGCGGCGCGGCATGCTCGGCGCGGGCCTGGTCGAGGTGCCGCCGGTGCCGTACCGGGACCCCTCGCAGGTGGTGATGCGGAACCCGCAGGTGCCGGAGGAGAAGCGGTTCTGCAACAACCCGCAGTGCGGCAAGCCGGTCGGCCGCACCCGGGGCGACCGGCCGGGCCGTACCGAGGGGTTCTGCCCGCACTGCGGCACCCGGTTCTCGTTCACCCCCAAGCTGCGCGAGGGCGAGCTGGTCGCCGGGCAGTACGAGGTGAAGGGCTGCCTGGCGCACGGCGGCCTCGGCTGGATCTACCTCGCCGCCGACCGCAACCTCGACGGCCGCTGGGTGGTGCTCAAGGGCCTGCTCGACACGATGGACGCCGAGGCGCTCGCCGCGGCCGAGGCCGAGCGCCGGTTCCTCATCGGCGTCGACCACCCGAACATCGTCAAGATCATCAACTTCGTGCAGCACCCCGACCCCGTGACGCGGTCGATGGTCGGCTACATCGTCATGGAGTACGTCGGCGGCGAGTCGCTGCAGGACATGCTGCGGCGGCGGCTGCGCGAGTCCGGCAACACCGAGGCGCTGCCGCTCACCCACGCCATCGCGTACGCGCTGGAGATCCTGCGGGCGTTCGCCTACCTGCACGACCGCGGCCTGCTCTACTGCGACCTCAAGCCCGCGAACGTCATCCAGGTCGAGGAGCAGCTCAAGCTGATCGACCTCGGCGCGGTCCGGCGCATCGACGACATGGACAGCGCGATCTACGGCACGATCGGCTACCAGGCGCCGGAGATCGCCACGGACGGGCCGTCGATCAGCTCCGACCTGTACACGGTCGGGCGCACGCTCGCCGTGCTGAGCTTCCCGTTCAGCCCGGCGACCCGGGACCAGGCCACGCCGCTGCCCCCGCCGGAGCAGGTGCCGGTGCTGCAGCGGTACGACTCGTTCCACCGGTTCCTGCTGCGCGCCACCCACCCGCGGCCGGAGCTGCGGTTCCAGGACGCCGCCGAGATGGCCGACCAGCTGCGCGGCGTGCTGCGCGAGGTGAAGGCCGACGAGGACGGCCGGCCGTACCCGGCGCTGTCCGGGCTGTTCGGCCCGGAGCGCACCGCGGCCGGGACCGCGCTCGCCCCGGAGGACTCCGGCAGCGTGTTCGCCACGCCCGCCCCGGGCGAGTTCGTGTCCGCGCTGCCGGTGCCGCTCGTCGACCCGGGCGACCCGGCGGCCTCGTTCCTCGCCGGGCTCACCGCGCGCAACCCCGGCGAGCTGGCCGACGTGCTGCGGCAGGCGCCGGTGGTGTCGCCGGAGACCGACCTCGCGCTCGCCCGGGTGCTGATCGAGCAGGGCAACGGCGCGGAGGCGGACGCGCCGCTCACCCGGGTGGCGCAGGAGCGGCCCTGGGACTGGCGGCCCCACTGGTACCGCGGGGTGCTCGCGCTCGCCTCCGGCGACCCCGCGGAGGCGGTGCGGATCTTCGACGAGCTGTACGGCCGCATGCCCGGCGAGGAGGCGACCAAGCTCGCGCTGGCGTTCGCCCGCGAGCGGGCCGGGGACTTCGCCGGGGCGGCGCGGCTGTACGGGACGGTGTGGCGTACCGACACCTCGTACGTGAGCGCGGCGTTCGGGCTCGCCCGCACCCGGCTGGCGGGCGGCGACCCGGCCGGGGCCACCGGTGTCCTCGACCAGGTGCCGGTCGCCTCCACGCACCGGGTCGCGGCGCAGCTCGCCACGGTGGCGATCGCGGTGCGCGGCCAGGACCCGGCCCGGCTCTCCGCGGACGCGCTGCTGCTCGCCGGGCACCGGCTGGAGCAGATCGGGCTCGATGCGATCCGGTTCAACCGGATGGCGGCCGAGGTGCTGCGGGCCGCGCTCGCCTGGCTCGGCAAGGGCGCGGCCACGTCGGTGAACGGCGCCACGCTGCTCGGCGCGCCGTTCACCGAGGTCGGCATCCGGCGCAGGCTGGAACAGACCTACCGGGCGCTGGCCCGGGCGTCACACGACCCGGACGAGCGGCACGAGCTGATCGACCGGGCGAACGCGGTACGGCCGAGGACGTGGATCTGA
- a CDS encoding GNAT family N-acetyltransferase, with the protein MEDRLMFRAFQEFDLPFLDRLSTDPEALGPFEWPGFMDARARRKRWERDGYISPESTALAVVLSDGTVAGVASWREQHRGGPRGVCYQVGLALLPEYRGKGLGTAAHRWLVDHLFRFTTAHRLEALSDVANIAEQKVLERVGFKREGVLRGAVFLNGTWRDKVMYGLLREEAADHLA; encoded by the coding sequence GTGGAGGACAGGCTGATGTTCCGTGCCTTCCAGGAGTTCGATCTCCCCTTCCTCGACCGTCTGTCCACGGATCCGGAGGCGCTGGGACCGTTCGAGTGGCCGGGCTTCATGGACGCCCGTGCCCGGCGGAAACGGTGGGAGCGTGACGGCTACATCAGCCCGGAGTCGACCGCGCTCGCCGTGGTGCTCTCCGACGGCACGGTGGCCGGCGTGGCGAGCTGGCGGGAGCAGCACCGGGGCGGCCCACGGGGCGTGTGCTACCAGGTCGGCCTGGCGCTGCTGCCGGAGTACCGCGGCAAGGGCCTCGGTACGGCGGCGCACCGCTGGCTCGTCGACCACCTGTTCCGGTTCACCACCGCGCACCGCCTGGAGGCGCTGTCCGACGTGGCGAACATCGCCGAGCAGAAGGTGCTGGAGCGCGTCGGGTTCAAGCGCGAGGGGGTGCTGCGCGGGGCGGTCTTCCTCAACGGCACCTGGCGCGACAAGGTGATGTACGGACTGCTGCGGGAGGAGGCCGCGGACCACCTCGCCTGA
- a CDS encoding 2-oxo acid dehydrogenase subunit E2, translating into MTAQLPSWRKLAAAAWSAPSDPQFYGDMDVDAAALLAYIERVREATGVRLTMTHLVGRAVARALTVVPELRVRPAPGGRVRERESVDVFFIINVKDGKELSGVKVCDADRKTALEIAEEVRTRREAIHNGDGAELDRGKSLVTRLPLLPLRMVLRLGAWLTSDLNLDLSWLGMPRQAFGGAMVTSVGMWGVRRAFSPLAAYYKVPVLVLIGAVEQRPVVVAGEVIARPMMTLTATFDHRYTDGYHAARFAEAVREYCADPTRFEPVPLEPGREGRGRRVPGRQVGVPAGPRVPARGPERGLSDG; encoded by the coding sequence ATGACCGCTCAGCTGCCGAGCTGGCGCAAGCTCGCCGCCGCGGCGTGGTCCGCGCCGAGCGACCCGCAGTTCTACGGCGACATGGACGTCGACGCGGCCGCACTGCTCGCCTACATCGAGCGTGTCCGGGAGGCGACCGGGGTGCGGCTGACCATGACCCACCTGGTCGGGCGGGCGGTCGCGCGCGCGCTCACGGTCGTGCCCGAGCTGCGGGTACGGCCGGCGCCCGGCGGCCGGGTGCGCGAGCGGGAGAGCGTCGACGTGTTCTTCATCATCAACGTGAAGGACGGCAAGGAGCTGTCCGGCGTGAAGGTGTGCGACGCCGACCGCAAGACCGCGCTCGAGATCGCCGAGGAGGTGCGGACGCGGCGGGAGGCGATCCACAACGGCGACGGCGCCGAGCTCGACCGGGGCAAGTCGCTGGTGACCCGGCTGCCGCTGCTGCCGCTGCGCATGGTGCTGCGGCTCGGCGCCTGGCTCACCTCGGACCTCAACCTCGACCTCTCCTGGCTCGGCATGCCCCGCCAGGCGTTCGGCGGCGCGATGGTCACCTCGGTGGGCATGTGGGGCGTGCGCCGCGCGTTCTCCCCGCTCGCCGCCTACTACAAGGTGCCGGTGCTCGTGCTGATCGGCGCGGTGGAGCAGCGGCCGGTGGTGGTCGCCGGCGAGGTGATCGCCCGCCCGATGATGACCCTCACCGCCACCTTCGACCACCGCTACACCGACGGCTACCACGCGGCGCGGTTCGCCGAGGCGGTCCGCGAGTACTGCGCCGACCCGACCCGGTTCGAGCCGGTGCCGCTCGAGCCCGGCCGCGAGGGCCGCGGCCGCCGCGTGCCCGGGCGGCAGGTCGGCGTCCCGGCCGGCCCGCGGGTCCCGGCCCGGGGTCCGGAGCGCGGGTTGTCCGACGGCTGA
- a CDS encoding HAD domain-containing protein: protein MEERPLLLLDVDGVLNPLGRQVRGFRRYEVTVGGTVYTVFLHRDHGAKLLRLAEETGAALTWATTWEHLANEWIAPRIGLPSLPVVELAGAEPVADGMSAKTPHVAGFVKGRPFVWFDDALGPEDERYLENHPDVGEFLLIQVDHRHGLTDEHLDRARDWLSRFGPEKDDAIPGQ from the coding sequence ATGGAAGAACGGCCCCTGCTGCTGCTCGACGTGGACGGCGTGCTCAACCCGCTCGGCAGACAGGTCCGCGGCTTCCGGCGTTACGAGGTGACCGTCGGCGGGACGGTCTACACCGTTTTTCTCCACCGGGATCACGGCGCGAAGCTGCTCCGGCTGGCGGAGGAGACGGGGGCCGCGCTGACCTGGGCGACCACGTGGGAGCACCTGGCGAACGAGTGGATCGCCCCGCGCATCGGCCTGCCCTCCCTCCCGGTGGTGGAGCTCGCCGGGGCGGAGCCCGTGGCCGACGGCATGTCCGCGAAGACCCCGCACGTGGCCGGTTTCGTCAAAGGCCGGCCGTTCGTGTGGTTCGACGACGCATTGGGGCCGGAGGACGAGCGATATCTGGAGAACCACCCGGACGTCGGTGAGTTCCTGCTGATTCAGGTCGACCACCGGCACGGGCTCACCGACGAACACCTCGACCGCGCCCGCGACTGGCTGTCCCGCTTCGGCCCGGAAAAAGACGACGCGATTCCCGGGCAATAA